AGCAAACATCAAAGATCCGTGCAGCTAATGGGTCTGGTTCCCGTTCGTTGAGCATGTAGAGAAAGTTTGCGGAGTAATCCAAGCCGTCATGGGGACGCACGGGGTCGTTACCATTCCGCATCAACTGAAACGCTGCGATCATCGTCGGTACTGTTGCTAGTAGCCGCACGACGGCATCTCTGACGTATACGGGGTTTTCTAAGTCGCGTTTAGAATAGAACAAGCCTAATGCCGCTGCTGAGGCTTGTAGTGCATCCATCGGATGACCGCTTTCAGGAAAGCTTTTCATCATATCCCGAATGCGATACTTAATTCGCCGATGATGTCTCACCTCATGCTCGAATTCCTCTAACTCTTGCTGAGTTGGAAGTTCGCCCCAAATTAAGAGGTAGGCAGTTTCTAAAAAGTTACTTTTTTCGGCTAACTCTTCGATGCGGATGCCGCGATACTCCAGTATCCCTTGTTGTCCGTTGACAAAGCTGATACCGGATTGGGCGGCAGGGATGCCTTCTAGACCTGGTCTAAATTCGCAAACGGACATAGCTACACTGGCTGCATAGAAAAGACAATACTCAAGCTAACTTACCAAAAACTTGCCTTGTGTAGTTAGTTTTACCAGAATTATATGCTATCTAGAGCAGAAACTTCGGTGGAGCTAGCCAAAACAGTTGGCTTCGACCCACGGGAGAGTTGACTTTTGGTAAGTTAATACCAATGATACCTGCTTTTCTCAGAACTAGGGCAGCAGAGTCATCATCCGGAGAATTTTCAGCAAATGCTAACTCTTGTTTGAGTTTTCCCCAAATCAGCATTTCTGCCCATTGTCCCAAATCTGGTTCGTGACCGACTAAAGCTAGTTGAGTATCAGTAGCCAGCATTTGCTTTTGTTCTAGCCAGCTTAACCACAGACGAAAATCTCCTTCTGGAGATAGGTGGCTAGATTCTTCAATTTGAGAACTCAATCCACAAGTTTGCAAAATTTCTGCCGTTTGCCTTGCTCTAGCGAGAGGACTGGTCAAAATTAGCTCAAATCGCAAGCCGAGTTCGTAGAGGCGTTTTGCTACTTGTTGGGTTTTTTCCCGCCCTTTAGCTGTCAATACCCGTTTTTCATCCTCCACATCGGGACTTCTTTCTTCAGCAATACCGTGACGGATTAAATACAATTCCATAATTTGGTAATTGGTAATTGGTAGTTGGTGGTTGTTAGTTGTTGGCTGTTGGTAGCGTTGAGCAATTGGCGATATTCTGTTAGCCGTGAACTAATTGCTTCCCCATTACCCATTACCCATTACCTATTCAGTCTGAATCGGACTATCTTGTGGGTTGACCAGTCGTTGAAGCTTCTGCTTGATTTGAGCGTCGAAGACTTCCCATTTCATTTTGGCGTACGCAGAAATTTCATTACTGCCAGATAAGAAGCCCATCGGAATTTCAAAGCCACCCGCGCCGCTACGTCCGCCGCCGAAGAAGCGTCCTTGATTGTCTTGTCCGAAAGCTTCTTTGAGAAATTCGTCGGGGTCTAGGGTGAGTTTGGTGGTACGTAGCGACCCAATGACAACTTCTAGTTCTTCATCTTCGTCGTGAACGATACCATAAACGACAGCCGTGTGGACGTTTTCTTCTGTCACTAAAAAGTCAGCTGCTTGAGGAATAGCATCGCGGTCGTCATAACGTAGGTATCCCACACCTGCAATAGAAAAGTTATTTTGAACTATACGATTTTTCAGCGATCGCTCGATCACATCCATCACCCGTTTGGAGCGATTGGTCTGCAATACGGCTTTGAGCAATTGGTAATCGTAAAATCGACTCAAAAAGCCTGCTGCCTGAAAATCCTCTTCTTGTGCTTGCATCAAGCTGCTGGTGTCGGAACGCAAGCCGTGCATCAAGGCAGTGGCGCATTTGACGTGTTGTCCGACGCTACTATCGAGTACCAGTAACCCTGTTTGCAAGTACTGGGTCAAAATCGTGGCTGTGGCGCGAACGTTGGGACGAATATCGGCAAACTCTGGCTTGAGTTCTCCTTGCAGGCTGTGATGGTCAATGACCGATATGAGTGGCAAACCTGCTTCTAAAACGAGCGAGAGCAGTTGACTTGTCGTCCCTTGGTTGTCAACTAGCACGTAACCTTTATAACCAGATAAGTCTTTGCTTTTAGCTGTTTGAACTGGTAGGCGCTGCGCTGGTAGTCCCGTTAGTTTGACTAAAGCAATATTCTCTTGATGGCTCAAGGTTCCGGCATAAACGATGTCGCACTGCAAATCATATTGCTGCGCGATGAGTTGGTACGCCCACGCCGACGAAAGAGCATCGGGGTCGGGGAAGTCTTGCAATAAGACTAAATGTCGTTCGTGCTGATGTCGCTCTAAAACTTGCCGCAATGCTTCCACTTTTGACGTGGTGGAAGAACCATTGTTGTTGCGTCCAACTGGTTGAGTCCCAGAATCGCCGGACAAGGGAGCGAGAGATGGTTCTTGGGTTGCGACCGCAGATCCCATATCTATCTCAACTTCTTCAACAGAAGACTCGCTATTGGAAGTGGAAGGCAGACTATTAAGCTGCTTGAACGAGTTCAAGGGCATAAATACTATCGTATGCGTGTGAAGCGAAAATTGTGGTCAAAAATGTTACTATTACTCGATAAACTGTATCAGCCTCATCGCACAGTGACTGCAATTTTTTACTGCAATTATTTTAGGCATCAACGGTTATGCTACTCAATCCGGCGCTGGGATGAAATACAAATTCTATTTCTCATCATAGCTCTATAGCAACTATTCAGCCAGAGGTCGATTAAAGACCGATGACATACTTTTGCCACTCATCATGCAGACCGCTCTTGAGATGCTTGGTGACTTCAAAGTAGAGGCTGCTGTAGGGCTTGCGCGGCGGATGGCGCAGATGCATGTGTGCCTCAGATGGAGTGCGACTGCCTTTCTTGACGTTGCAGCGGACGCACGCAGTAACGATGTTTTCCCAAGTATCCATCCCGCCACGCGATCGCGGTAGAACGTGATCTAACGTTAAATCCTCCCCGATGTAGCCGCAGTATTGACAACTGTGACTGTCTCGATGGAGGATATTACGTCTGGTAAGGGGAATTTCTTTGTAAGGGACGCGAACGTAGTGACGCAGGCGGATGACAGTCGGCAAGGGAAACTCGGCGTAAATGACTTTGCCGTTGTGTTCGACTTGCTCCGCTTTGCCTTTAATTAGCAATACAATTGCCCGTCGCCAGCTCGTGATGTTAATCGGCTCGTAAGAGGCGTTCAGGACTAATACCTTAGCCATTGAGTATCGCAGCAGCCAACTTTTTTACAAGATATTAACATAATTACTCATATTTGCGTCATTTGTCATTAATTAAGTGGTGAGTGGTGCGTGGTGCGTGGAAAGAGACAAGGGGGACAAGGGAGACAAGGGGGACAAGGGAGACAAGGGGGACAAGGGAGACAAGGGGGACAAGGGGGCTAATTCTGGTTCCACCAGCTACCAGCCACTAGTCATTGATAACTGATAACTTTGTACAGACGTTACATGTAACGTCTCTACACTGACAACTGATAACTGATAACTGGTAACTGGTCACTGAAAACAAGAGGAGTGGGGATGCTGAGTCAGGAGCAGAGTGAGAAGACGGTTTTTAGTAATGATGTCGTGGGTGGATTGCGTCAAAGAGCCTGGGTGGAAATCAATTTAGGTGCTTTAGCCCATAACGTGCGGCAACTCAAGGGCTTGCTAGCGGCTAAAACAGCGTTAATGGCAGTTGTGAAGGCAGATGCTTACGGTCATGGAGCGGTGACGGTGGCACGTACAGCTTTAAGTGCTGGAGCAAATTGGTTGGGTGTGGCAACCATACCGGAAGGAATTGAACTGCGCCAAGCAGGAATTGACGCGCCGATTTTGATTTTAGGTGCAACGCATACGCCGGAACAACTAAAGGCGATCGCCCACTGGCAACTTCAACCGACGCTGTGCGACCCCAAACAAGCTTTGGTCTTCTCTGAAACTTTGGCTGCGACTACGGGTGGTAATTTACCAGTTCATGTCAAACTCGATACGGGAATGTCTCGCCTTGGACCCCTGTGGGAACAAGCAACAGAGTTCGTGCAGCTAGTCCATTCTTTACCGCATTTGCAAATCGCTAGTATTTATTCTCACCTGGCAACGGCAGAAAACCCAGACCGCAGGATAATGCAGCAACAACAGCAGCGATTTGAAACGGCGATCGCACAGGTTCAAGCAGCTAGTATGTCTCTTCCATTGCTGCATTTAGCCAACTCAGCTGCTACTTTGACTAGCCCCGATCTACATTACGATTTGGTACGTGTGGGGTTAGCAATGTATGGACTCTACCCAGCAGCTCATCTCAGCAGTTCTGTCCAGTTGAAACCCGTACTGCAAGTCAAAGCGCGAATTACGCAGGTAAAAACAATCCCCCCCAATACAGGCGTGAGCTACGGACATCATTTTGTCAGCGATCGCGAACTCCGCTTGGCTGTGGTGGGAATTGGTTATGCTGATGGCGTACCGCGCAATCTCTCTAACCGCATGGAGGCTCTGATTTGCGGTCGGCGCATCCCCCAAATTGGTGCTATTACTATGGATCAGTTAATGCTAGATGTGACGGCAATTCCAGATGTAGCAGTTGGAGAAGTTGTCACTCTCCTCGGACAAGAAGGTAAAGAACAAATTACTGCTGATGATTGGGCAGCAGTCTTAAAAACAATTTCTTGGGAAATCCTCTGCGGCTTTAAGCACCGTCTGCCTCGGGTTGCTGTGAATAGGGAGCAGGGAGCAGGGAGCAGGGAGTAGGAAAAGAGTGACGAGTGGCAATTGGCAAGGAAATCATCCACTTACCACTCACCACTCACCACGCACCACTCATTACGCGCTAATAGCTTTTTTCTTCGTGGGTACGACGGTTGATGTTTCTGTCATCAGTTTGGTGTAAAGCTCACCTAGTTGTTTGGCGACTCCTTCCCAACTAAACATATCTTCTACCCGTTGTCTTGCTGATGAGCCGAGGCGATTTCGGAAGGCAGTATCGCTCAAGATTCGGTCAATAGCAACAGCAAAGGCTGCATCATCTTTAGGTGGAGCGAGTAAGCCTGTCTCTTCTGGGACGACAGTAAATTGCAATCCGCCGACATCGCTAGCCACCACTGGCGTACCGCTTGCCATTGCTTCAATGGCAACTAGACCAAATGGTTCGTAGTGACTGGGAACGACACAAACATCGGCAGCGGCGTAATAAACAGGTAGATCGACATCGCCTAGCCGTCCGGGGAAGGAGGTAAAATCGCTCATCCCTAATTCTTTGACAATACCTTCAATGCGATCGCGCTCGATGCCATCGCTTTGTCCTGGGCGGCTACCACCACCGATAATCAGTTTGATGTCTTCTTTGCCGCGCAATTGCAACTGGGCAACTGCTCGCACTAAAGTTTCAATTCCCTTGCGCTCGTCAAATCGTCCGACATAAAAGACAACTTTGCTTTCTGGGGGAATTCCTAGCTGTTGTCTGGCAATTTTGCTGTCGATCGCGCCAAAGCGATGAATATCTGTACCGCAAGGAATAATGTCAATATTACCTTTGGTAGAGACGTGCGATCGCATGTGTTCTTTTTCTTGCGGGCTAGTGGCAACAATCCGCTCTGCTGTTTCTAGTACCCTTTTTTCGACTTCCAACCGCTTCGAGGCAATCAGTGGTACGGTTGCAACCGACTTATATTTAATTGCGCCTAAAGAGTGATATGTATGGACTTGTTTGATGGATTGGGCTTTCTTCAATTCCATGCCCACCCAGCTAGAAATCCAGTAGTTGGTATGCACTAGAGGATATCGATAACCAGTTTGCTGTTGATACTGGAGGAATGCTTCGACAAACTCCGAGGCATAACCAAAAATATTGTCCCTCGGAACGAATTCCTCAGGACCAGCGGTTAAGCGAATTGTCCGACAATTCTCGCTATGTTCGACAATCTTTGCTTGTTCGGCGCTAGCTTTGCGGGTAAACATATCAACCTGCCATCCCAGTTTACCCAATGCTTCACCCACTTGGCGGACATAAACGTTCTGCCCTCCAGCTTCTTCTTTCCCAATCTCAATCGCAGGGTCGCCGTGGACTGAAATTAGGGCAATTCGCTTTTGATTTTTGTTGTTCATAGCTTTGTGGCTATTGAATTTGCACCGTAACAGGGGTGAATGTAAGGAGACTTTACAAAGGCTTCTGTCTTTACCCCTAAAGTTTATTAAGTTTAATTTACACAATACCACACGCGATCGCATCCTCTAGGTGGATGAATTGCCATGCATACAAATCTTCCTTAGGGATTATCCGCGCCAAAAGATAGATTTCTACTGTTACTTTTTATTGATGACAGTTAGGTATGTCAAAAAATATTTAAGAAAGGTTGCATCGCTGCAAGTTCTCTTTACCTAAAGCACAGCTTCAATTAGTTATTGTTGGCAAGAGTTAACTTACGAGCAAGTTTTCTATGAAAGTTAAGTATAAAAACAACTAAGTATACGAGCAAAACTTCCGGTTGATTTTGTATAATTTTTGACTTAACGTATAAGTTTATTTTCTATATAATATTTAAAAATTTAATT
This window of the Chroococcidiopsis thermalis PCC 7203 genome carries:
- a CDS encoding HNH endonuclease: MAKVLVLNASYEPINITSWRRAIVLLIKGKAEQVEHNGKVIYAEFPLPTVIRLRHYVRVPYKEIPLTRRNILHRDSHSCQYCGYIGEDLTLDHVLPRSRGGMDTWENIVTACVRCNVKKGSRTPSEAHMHLRHPPRKPYSSLYFEVTKHLKSGLHDEWQKYVIGL
- a CDS encoding DHH family phosphoesterase produces the protein MPLNSFKQLNSLPSTSNSESSVEEVEIDMGSAVATQEPSLAPLSGDSGTQPVGRNNNGSSTTSKVEALRQVLERHQHERHLVLLQDFPDPDALSSAWAYQLIAQQYDLQCDIVYAGTLSHQENIALVKLTGLPAQRLPVQTAKSKDLSGYKGYVLVDNQGTTSQLLSLVLEAGLPLISVIDHHSLQGELKPEFADIRPNVRATATILTQYLQTGLLVLDSSVGQHVKCATALMHGLRSDTSSLMQAQEEDFQAAGFLSRFYDYQLLKAVLQTNRSKRVMDVIERSLKNRIVQNNFSIAGVGYLRYDDRDAIPQAADFLVTEENVHTAVVYGIVHDEDEELEVVIGSLRTTKLTLDPDEFLKEAFGQDNQGRFFGGGRSGAGGFEIPMGFLSGSNEISAYAKMKWEVFDAQIKQKLQRLVNPQDSPIQTE
- a CDS encoding glycosyltransferase family 4 protein, which translates into the protein MNNKNQKRIALISVHGDPAIEIGKEEAGGQNVYVRQVGEALGKLGWQVDMFTRKASAEQAKIVEHSENCRTIRLTAGPEEFVPRDNIFGYASEFVEAFLQYQQQTGYRYPLVHTNYWISSWVGMELKKAQSIKQVHTYHSLGAIKYKSVATVPLIASKRLEVEKRVLETAERIVATSPQEKEHMRSHVSTKGNIDIIPCGTDIHRFGAIDSKIARQQLGIPPESKVVFYVGRFDERKGIETLVRAVAQLQLRGKEDIKLIIGGGSRPGQSDGIERDRIEGIVKELGMSDFTSFPGRLGDVDLPVYYAAADVCVVPSHYEPFGLVAIEAMASGTPVVASDVGGLQFTVVPEETGLLAPPKDDAAFAVAIDRILSDTAFRNRLGSSARQRVEDMFSWEGVAKQLGELYTKLMTETSTVVPTKKKAISA
- the sixA gene encoding phosphohistidine phosphatase SixA, producing the protein MELYLIRHGIAEERSPDVEDEKRVLTAKGREKTQQVAKRLYELGLRFELILTSPLARARQTAEILQTCGLSSQIEESSHLSPEGDFRLWLSWLEQKQMLATDTQLALVGHEPDLGQWAEMLIWGKLKQELAFAENSPDDDSAALVLRKAGIIGINLPKVNSPVGRSQLFWLAPPKFLL
- the alr gene encoding alanine racemase → MLSQEQSEKTVFSNDVVGGLRQRAWVEINLGALAHNVRQLKGLLAAKTALMAVVKADAYGHGAVTVARTALSAGANWLGVATIPEGIELRQAGIDAPILILGATHTPEQLKAIAHWQLQPTLCDPKQALVFSETLAATTGGNLPVHVKLDTGMSRLGPLWEQATEFVQLVHSLPHLQIASIYSHLATAENPDRRIMQQQQQRFETAIAQVQAASMSLPLLHLANSAATLTSPDLHYDLVRVGLAMYGLYPAAHLSSSVQLKPVLQVKARITQVKTIPPNTGVSYGHHFVSDRELRLAVVGIGYADGVPRNLSNRMEALICGRRIPQIGAITMDQLMLDVTAIPDVAVGEVVTLLGQEGKEQITADDWAAVLKTISWEILCGFKHRLPRVAVNREQGAGSRE